One part of the Flavobacterium johnsoniae UW101 genome encodes these proteins:
- a CDS encoding AraC family transcriptional regulator, whose translation MTVVKNHNTFHKLPILDGLELLNAQNNTVSFPYHTHDTFNIALILKHTFDTKLTNKYLQAPAGTLSITNPFEVHATPCDGKTGNSFFTFYIAPDVMKMINNNNDVFFDHKIIYDEQLFREFYFLSQNFESIEIEKALLAVLESLIRRWGKNQKFKNSEINLFSRFLEDKISEKFSLEAAAKSFGLDKYKFLRLFKYETGMTPNSYVILKRIEKSKILLNDGIDLADAAIESGFYDTAHFCRKFKEFTGVTPLQYKIS comes from the coding sequence ATGACAGTTGTAAAAAATCATAATACATTTCACAAACTTCCCATTCTAGACGGTTTAGAGCTTTTGAATGCCCAAAACAATACGGTAAGCTTTCCTTATCATACACACGATACATTTAACATTGCATTAATTTTAAAACATACTTTTGACACTAAGCTGACTAATAAATATCTGCAGGCACCGGCAGGGACCTTATCAATAACAAATCCTTTTGAGGTTCATGCGACACCCTGTGATGGAAAAACCGGCAATTCATTTTTTACCTTTTATATTGCACCGGATGTTATGAAAATGATCAACAATAACAACGACGTTTTTTTTGATCACAAGATTATTTATGACGAACAGCTGTTTCGGGAATTTTATTTCTTGTCTCAAAATTTTGAGAGTATTGAAATTGAAAAAGCATTGCTGGCAGTATTAGAAAGTCTTATCCGACGCTGGGGAAAAAATCAAAAATTTAAAAACTCCGAAATTAACTTGTTCTCAAGGTTTTTGGAAGATAAGATTAGTGAAAAATTTTCATTAGAAGCAGCAGCAAAAAGTTTTGGACTTGACAAATATAAGTTTTTGAGACTATTTAAATATGAGACAGGAATGACGCCAAACAGTTATGTCATTTTAAAGAGAATCGAAAAATCAAAAATTCTGCTCAATGATGGGATTGATTTAGCTGATGCCGCAATCGAAAGCGGATTTTACGATACAGCGCATTTTTGCAGAAAATTTAAAGAATTCACCGGAGTAACACCTCTGCAGTATAAAATTTCTTAA
- the ilvN gene encoding acetolactate synthase small subunit, with the protein MKQEYTFTAYTEDQMGLLNKITVILSRRKISIKSLNISTCEIDKMYRCTLVIEETFEIARNIALQIEKIIEVFKCYCSTNEEIIWKQMGLFKVITSSFINEENMNHLLRKQSVRFITIEKDFIVFEATGQEEELDNLAAELRNFGLIEFIKTARIAVASNSHAFDIY; encoded by the coding sequence ATGAAACAGGAATATACTTTTACCGCCTACACAGAAGATCAAATGGGATTACTTAATAAAATAACGGTCATACTTTCGCGAAGAAAAATCAGTATAAAAAGTCTTAATATCTCTACTTGCGAAATTGATAAAATGTACAGATGTACTCTGGTTATAGAAGAAACTTTTGAAATCGCCAGAAATATTGCGCTTCAAATCGAAAAAATAATCGAGGTTTTCAAATGCTATTGCAGCACTAACGAAGAAATCATCTGGAAACAAATGGGATTGTTTAAAGTAATAACTTCAAGTTTCATTAACGAGGAAAATATGAACCATCTACTTAGAAAACAAAGCGTCAGATTTATAACAATAGAAAAAGATTTCATTGTGTTTGAAGCAACAGGACAAGAAGAAGAACTCGATAATCTGGCTGCAGAATTGAGGAACTTTGGATTAATCGAATTTATAAAAACTGCCCGAATTGCAGTTGCCAGCAATAGTCATGCTTTCGATATTTACTAA
- a CDS encoding winged helix-turn-helix transcriptional regulator has protein sequence MSNECQIEHKKEIMAVHDTMDILNGKWKISIISSICYHNKRRFTDILNDVNGISNKMLSKELKELEINKLIKRIVLDTQPVTIHYQLTEYGLTLKTIINDLAEWGIKHRKVIIEG, from the coding sequence ATGAGTAACGAATGTCAGATTGAACATAAAAAAGAGATAATGGCTGTCCACGATACTATGGACATATTAAATGGAAAATGGAAAATTTCTATTATTTCATCCATCTGTTATCATAACAAAAGAAGGTTTACAGATATTTTAAATGATGTAAACGGGATATCCAATAAAATGTTAAGCAAAGAATTAAAGGAATTGGAAATCAATAAACTTATCAAACGTATAGTTTTAGATACTCAGCCTGTAACTATTCATTATCAGCTCACTGAGTATGGACTGACATTAAAGACTATCATAAATGATCTTGCTGAGTGGGGGATAAAACATCGCAAGGTGATTATTGAAGGTTAG
- a CDS encoding SDR family oxidoreductase, with translation MDFTNKNVLITGGTTGIGLATAKEFIKAGANVWITGRNSENLEKAANEINSQKLKTIVSDTANLSDLSLLEKAFAENNAPLDVLFLNAGIARFTSIEDVTEADFDAQFNTNVKGHFFTLQKLLPHLAEGSSVIFTSSTVATASNLGSSIYSATKGALNKIAQIAANELAGRKIRVNIVSPGPVSTPGLHNAVPEEAKEYLAGATAMQRLGDSSEIAKTVLFLASENASFITGTELLADGGYINYALK, from the coding sequence ATGGATTTTACCAATAAAAATGTCCTTATTACCGGAGGTACTACAGGAATTGGATTAGCAACAGCAAAAGAGTTTATAAAAGCAGGCGCAAATGTTTGGATTACCGGAAGAAACAGCGAAAACCTTGAAAAAGCTGCTAACGAAATTAATAGTCAGAAATTAAAAACGATAGTTTCTGATACTGCCAATTTATCTGATCTTTCTCTTTTAGAAAAAGCTTTCGCAGAAAACAACGCTCCATTAGATGTTCTTTTCTTAAACGCTGGAATAGCAAGATTTACTTCAATCGAAGATGTAACTGAAGCCGATTTTGATGCACAGTTTAATACCAATGTGAAAGGTCATTTTTTCACACTTCAAAAATTACTGCCGCATTTAGCCGAAGGTTCATCAGTAATATTTACTTCCTCTACAGTGGCGACAGCTTCTAATTTAGGAAGCAGTATATATTCGGCTACCAAAGGAGCTTTGAACAAAATTGCTCAAATTGCGGCAAATGAATTAGCAGGCAGAAAAATACGCGTTAATATTGTAAGTCCCGGTCCGGTTTCTACACCTGGACTTCATAATGCAGTACCTGAGGAAGCAAAAGAATATCTGGCGGGTGCTACAGCAATGCAGAGACTAGGAGATTCATCTGAAATAGCCAAAACTGTATTATTTCTTGCTTCAGAAAATGCAAGCTTTATTACTGGAACAGAGCTTTTGGCAGACGGAGGATATATAAACTATGCTCTAAAATAA
- a CDS encoding winged helix-turn-helix transcriptional regulator codes for MYERKTTPNLNCGLDLIGEVLYGKWKIRLLWFINEGHKRPSELQRKIPDASRRVLNIQLKELEEHELVSKIIYPVVPPKVEYSLTDFGKTLIPVISAIGNWGDEHEARLRTLILRRLDSNQ; via the coding sequence ATGTATGAAAGAAAAACAACCCCAAACTTAAATTGCGGTCTTGACCTGATAGGTGAAGTACTTTACGGTAAATGGAAAATACGTTTGCTCTGGTTTATAAACGAGGGACACAAACGACCAAGTGAATTACAGCGTAAAATACCAGATGCTTCTCGCCGGGTTTTGAATATTCAGCTCAAGGAATTGGAGGAACATGAACTTGTTTCAAAAATTATATATCCTGTTGTGCCTCCAAAAGTAGAGTACAGCCTGACTGATTTTGGGAAAACATTAATTCCTGTAATTTCTGCAATTGGGAATTGGGGAGATGAGCATGAGGCGCGTTTACGAACGTTAATTTTGAGACGTTTAGACTCAAACCAATAA
- a CDS encoding SDR family oxidoreductase, with product MDYQNELSGKIALVTGGTKGTGIAIAERLQQAGATVIITARNAPEKENSNMRFIASDLSTAAGTQKVISEVLSVYGKLDILVNNLGSSTTPAGGFKALTDEDWESTLQANLLAPVRLDRGFLPQMIDQKSGVIIHIASIQGRLPLFDSTLPYAAAKAGLINYSKSLSNEVTPKGVRVLTVSPGWINTTASTAWLGEISRNSNITVEEAQQNVMNALGGIPYGRPAQPEEVAELVGFLVSPRASYLTGTEFVIDGGTVPTI from the coding sequence ATGGATTATCAAAATGAATTATCAGGAAAAATTGCTTTAGTAACAGGAGGTACAAAAGGCACTGGAATAGCAATTGCAGAAAGGCTGCAGCAAGCAGGTGCAACAGTTATTATTACCGCAAGAAATGCACCGGAAAAAGAAAACAGTAATATGCGTTTCATTGCTTCGGATTTAAGCACAGCTGCAGGAACACAAAAAGTAATCAGTGAAGTGTTATCAGTATATGGAAAGCTGGATATTCTTGTAAACAACCTTGGTTCATCAACAACTCCCGCCGGCGGTTTTAAGGCATTAACTGATGAAGACTGGGAATCAACACTGCAGGCTAATCTCCTTGCTCCTGTTAGACTGGACAGAGGATTTTTACCTCAAATGATAGATCAAAAAAGTGGTGTTATTATCCACATAGCTTCAATTCAAGGCAGACTGCCCTTGTTTGATTCTACTTTACCGTATGCTGCCGCAAAAGCCGGATTGATAAATTATAGTAAAAGTTTATCAAATGAAGTTACGCCAAAAGGTGTTCGCGTACTTACCGTTTCACCGGGATGGATAAATACAACAGCATCGACAGCCTGGCTGGGTGAGATTTCAAGAAACTCTAATATTACTGTAGAAGAAGCTCAGCAAAATGTCATGAATGCATTAGGCGGAATACCTTATGGAAGACCTGCACAACCGGAAGAAGTAGCCGAATTAGTTGGTTTTCTTGTTTCACCAAGAGCCAGTTATTTAACAGGAACTGAATTTGTAATCGACGGCGGAACTGTACCAACTATTTAA
- a CDS encoding nuclear transport factor 2-like protein, with translation MNLPKVITDLINAQNSFDSIAYANCFSENAQVFDEGKTHNGKLDIQNWIEESNQKYRSVMKPLEYTENGTSSILSAECSGTFDGSPIILKFHFDIADGKIQNLKVTG, from the coding sequence ATGAATTTACCGAAAGTAATAACAGACCTGATTAATGCACAGAACAGTTTTGACAGCATTGCCTACGCCAATTGTTTTTCTGAAAATGCCCAAGTGTTTGACGAAGGCAAAACGCATAATGGAAAACTGGATATTCAGAATTGGATCGAAGAATCAAACCAAAAGTACAGATCAGTAATGAAACCTCTTGAATATACAGAAAACGGCACTTCAAGTATTTTATCAGCTGAGTGTTCAGGTACATTTGACGGAAGTCCAATTATCCTAAAATTTCACTTTGATATCGCAGATGGAAAAATCCAGAATTTAAAAGTAACAGGATAA
- the ppk1 gene encoding polyphosphate kinase 1, whose translation MQNYLIPSEISWLSFNNCILDEAEDLNNAVYDRIKFLAIHSSNLDEFFRVKINKLLKKKTKKSSDLLENVLNEVNLQQNRFGKIWSYSILTELALNDIIYYEYQELLPEHLNEIEYYFKSIILSYIQVVYITLNQPKTYFLNNRSLYFLVKLKDSKGNYNFVYLNIPSDKLDRFKQLQSIENIHYIISIDTIIRKCLSLIFPSDKIISCNAIKLNRDENYLIEDENTGDLIAKIEAKVEERKRGSATRFLYDSNMDADSFSICKKAFKLYKSEMIKGGSHHNFFDLFRFPNPVTPKLQGAYYPNLPHLPFENNKSIFDVINKKNQLLHFPYQSYYYVLQFFNQAGINKNVTEIKITLYRISSQSLIANALISAAKNGKKVTVFVEVKARFDEHNNLYWSKEMKKAGIKIIQSLPNLKVHAKAAMITMKDKYGNKKNYGYLSTGNFNESTANIYSDFGFFTAETAYTNDLKKIFSFLKTKKKTTEPKHILAAGFNMKEKILELIDTEIKNKKAGKSASVFLKVNGLDEKDIIDKLIEASRADVEVTLIVRGICTLLPGIKKISQNIKIYRIVDMFLEHSRIYKFANNGQEKIYLSSADMLSRNLNRRIEVAFPLYDERHIEEINKIIQLQLEDNTKRRIVNIQGSNELENKDNENPRRAQTETYNWIADANRIS comes from the coding sequence GTGCAAAACTATCTTATTCCTTCAGAAATATCTTGGCTTTCTTTCAATAATTGTATTTTGGATGAAGCAGAAGACTTAAATAATGCAGTATATGACAGAATTAAATTTTTGGCTATACATTCCTCTAATCTGGATGAGTTTTTCAGGGTTAAAATAAATAAACTCCTAAAAAAGAAAACTAAGAAAAGCAGTGACCTTCTGGAAAATGTTTTAAATGAAGTAAACCTTCAGCAAAATAGATTTGGAAAAATATGGAGTTATTCGATTCTGACTGAATTGGCTTTAAATGATATTATATATTATGAATATCAGGAACTATTGCCGGAACATTTAAATGAGATCGAATATTATTTTAAAAGTATTATTCTTTCTTATATACAAGTAGTTTATATTACGCTGAATCAGCCTAAAACCTATTTCTTAAACAATCGCAGTTTATACTTTTTAGTAAAACTTAAAGACAGCAAAGGCAATTATAATTTTGTTTATTTAAATATTCCTTCTGATAAACTAGATCGTTTTAAACAGCTGCAAAGCATAGAAAACATACATTATATTATTTCAATTGATACTATAATTCGAAAATGTTTATCACTTATTTTTCCATCAGATAAAATCATTTCGTGTAATGCCATAAAATTAAACCGAGATGAAAATTATTTGATAGAAGACGAAAACACAGGCGATTTAATAGCCAAAATTGAAGCAAAGGTTGAAGAGCGAAAACGAGGTTCTGCTACACGATTTCTGTATGATTCTAATATGGATGCTGATTCTTTTTCGATCTGTAAAAAAGCATTCAAACTTTACAAAAGTGAAATGATAAAGGGAGGAAGCCATCATAATTTTTTCGATTTATTCAGATTTCCAAATCCGGTTACCCCAAAGTTACAGGGAGCGTATTATCCAAATCTTCCGCATCTGCCTTTTGAAAACAATAAATCAATTTTTGATGTCATAAATAAAAAAAATCAATTACTTCATTTTCCTTATCAATCCTATTATTATGTGCTTCAGTTTTTTAATCAAGCAGGAATTAATAAAAATGTTACCGAGATTAAAATTACGCTGTATCGCATTTCTTCTCAATCCTTAATCGCAAATGCTTTAATAAGCGCTGCAAAAAATGGAAAAAAAGTAACCGTTTTTGTTGAAGTAAAAGCGCGTTTTGACGAACATAATAATTTGTACTGGTCTAAAGAAATGAAGAAAGCAGGCATAAAAATTATTCAAAGTCTGCCGAATTTAAAAGTACACGCCAAAGCGGCCATGATTACCATGAAAGATAAATACGGTAATAAAAAGAATTATGGATATCTGTCAACTGGAAATTTTAATGAAAGTACGGCAAATATATATTCAGATTTTGGTTTTTTTACAGCAGAAACGGCCTATACAAATGATTTAAAGAAGATTTTTTCATTTTTAAAAACCAAGAAAAAAACAACTGAACCAAAACATATTTTAGCCGCTGGTTTTAATATGAAAGAAAAAATACTGGAATTAATAGATACCGAAATAAAAAATAAAAAAGCAGGCAAATCGGCTTCGGTATTTTTAAAAGTAAACGGACTGGATGAAAAAGATATTATTGATAAACTTATTGAAGCAAGCAGGGCAGATGTTGAAGTTACATTAATAGTTCGTGGAATATGCACGCTTTTACCGGGAATTAAAAAAATTTCACAAAATATAAAAATCTATCGTATTGTCGATATGTTTTTAGAGCATTCCAGAATTTACAAATTTGCCAATAACGGACAGGAAAAAATCTATTTATCTTCTGCCGACATGTTAAGCCGAAATTTAAACAGAAGAATCGAAGTGGCTTTCCCTTTGTATGATGAAAGGCATATTGAAGAAATCAATAAAATAATTCAGCTGCAGTTAGAAGATAATACAAAAAGAAGAATTGTAAACATTCAGGGCAGTAATGAATTAGAAAATAAGGATAATGAAAATCCACGTCGGGCTCAAACAGAAACTTACAACTGGATAGCAGATGCAAATAGAATATCCTGA
- a CDS encoding S41 family peptidase encodes MRYTKITFLSMLLFLSVFIFSCSDNDSSAPVYEEGTNEYVNEWMYQQMKRYYLWNTSMSQKGSLSIFPQDYFAGLLEKGDRYSYAVHPELPETAGQSLRRKFGFDVSFFEFEAKYYAVILYVLEDSPAKRNGLKRGQLITKVEGTPLNQNNYDELYLKMTSASQLNIQTVSYTAQTGFSNLKEVSILQGYTFSQPVKYTVIEDKSKKIGYVEISHFDVGQAQLFLQTFQELKNKSITELVVDLRYNGGGDIASAAALSIILAPDIQSGSLFIKFEGNTNGGKVDQSFKEALAGNESKISFEALRGAHPSINKVYILCGKHTASASELIINNLKPYMEVITIGDKTFGKDVAGFPIEDDRISGKKGWTLYPAIYKIFNSRHEGNYSQGIDPLISVNEIQQPEVFPLGNSSEILLAKALNSITGNTAKTFSPSVKCFPISVNKSDTDFLIIH; translated from the coding sequence ATGAGATATACCAAAATTACATTCTTGTCGATGCTTCTTTTTTTATCTGTTTTTATATTCTCATGTTCAGATAACGATTCTTCTGCTCCGGTTTATGAAGAAGGCACAAATGAATATGTAAATGAGTGGATGTATCAGCAGATGAAAAGATATTATCTCTGGAATACTTCAATGTCACAAAAAGGCAGTTTGTCTATTTTTCCTCAGGATTATTTTGCGGGTCTTCTCGAAAAGGGAGACAGATATTCTTATGCTGTGCATCCCGAACTTCCTGAAACAGCAGGGCAAAGCTTAAGACGTAAATTTGGATTTGACGTTTCCTTTTTTGAATTTGAAGCAAAATATTATGCCGTTATTCTATATGTGCTCGAAGATTCTCCTGCTAAAAGAAACGGTTTAAAAAGAGGACAGCTTATCACAAAAGTAGAAGGAACGCCGCTGAACCAGAATAATTACGATGAACTGTATTTAAAAATGACATCGGCTTCACAGCTTAACATACAAACCGTTTCTTATACAGCACAAACCGGATTTTCTAATTTAAAAGAAGTTTCAATACTTCAGGGGTATACATTTTCACAGCCTGTAAAATATACAGTTATTGAAGATAAAAGCAAAAAAATCGGATACGTCGAAATCTCTCATTTTGATGTGGGGCAGGCACAGTTATTTCTTCAGACTTTTCAGGAATTAAAAAATAAATCAATTACAGAACTTGTTGTAGACTTGCGGTATAACGGAGGCGGGGATATCGCGTCTGCTGCAGCATTGAGTATTATTCTGGCTCCGGATATTCAGTCTGGCAGTCTTTTTATAAAATTTGAAGGAAATACTAACGGCGGAAAAGTTGATCAGTCATTTAAAGAAGCTTTAGCAGGCAACGAATCTAAAATAAGTTTTGAGGCACTGCGCGGCGCACATCCTTCTATAAACAAAGTTTATATTTTATGCGGTAAACATACAGCATCCGCTTCAGAGCTTATTATAAACAATTTAAAACCTTATATGGAAGTTATAACGATTGGTGATAAAACATTTGGCAAAGATGTTGCCGGTTTTCCAATCGAAGATGATAGAATATCAGGCAAGAAAGGCTGGACTTTGTATCCTGCAATATATAAAATATTCAATTCAAGACACGAAGGCAATTATTCGCAGGGAATTGACCCGCTCATTTCTGTAAATGAAATTCAGCAGCCAGAAGTTTTTCCATTAGGAAACAGTTCGGAAATCTTATTAGCCAAAGCTTTAAATTCTATTACCGGAAATACAGCCAAAACCTTTTCTCCCTCAGTAAAATGCTTTCCCATTTCAGTAAATAAATCAGATACTGACTTTTTGATAATTCACTAA
- a CDS encoding T9SS-dependent choice-of-anchor J family protein, with translation MKKTLLFLAFTMITTLSSAQYTIWEDDFDDSDASDWILLDQDGNGSNWTARKNIQFDANTGAIVGGTYDVLGTYNIDLTNGGSQLETSENNLAISPVFDTSFYSGKITLTLNAQPSVYDTNEDILIYGSTSPDPASFTLIKTVTLERTTIEDAEFKDYTVDISQFAGKTEVYIAFGTISNPFIGYEIDKISIMAEALLGTDDNTLKSSLCYLKQNPVQDNLVLEIAEEYKNEETLLKIYNTSGVLLKESSYRPEGLSVSDLSQGIYFLSVNNNGASKKIKFIKK, from the coding sequence TACAACCCTATCGTCTGCTCAATATACAATCTGGGAAGATGATTTTGATGATTCTGATGCTTCAGACTGGATTTTATTAGACCAGGATGGAAACGGCAGTAACTGGACAGCAAGAAAAAATATTCAGTTTGATGCCAATACAGGAGCTATTGTAGGAGGAACTTATGATGTTTTAGGAACTTATAATATAGATCTAACCAATGGTGGAAGCCAATTAGAAACAAGCGAAAATAATCTTGCAATAAGTCCTGTTTTTGACACATCGTTTTATTCAGGAAAAATTACATTAACATTAAACGCACAGCCAAGTGTTTATGACACTAATGAGGATATTTTAATTTATGGTTCTACATCACCTGATCCTGCTTCATTTACGCTTATAAAAACGGTTACTTTAGAAAGAACAACAATAGAAGATGCAGAGTTTAAAGATTATACAGTAGATATTTCACAATTTGCAGGTAAAACTGAAGTATACATTGCTTTTGGAACTATTTCTAATCCTTTTATTGGTTATGAAATTGATAAAATTTCAATTATGGCCGAAGCTTTATTAGGAACCGATGATAATACTTTAAAATCGTCATTATGTTATTTAAAACAAAACCCTGTTCAGGACAATCTCGTTTTAGAAATAGCAGAAGAATACAAAAACGAAGAAACACTTTTAAAAATATATAATACAAGCGGTGTTTTACTAAAAGAGTCTTCTTACAGACCAGAAGGATTATCTGTCAGCGATTTATCACAAGGCATTTATTTCCTTTCTGTAAATAATAATGGTGCATCAAAAAAAATAAAATTTATCAAAAAGTAA